The following are encoded in a window of Bernardetia sp. genomic DNA:
- a CDS encoding DUF308 domain-containing protein, translating to MTIHTLEKEKHSDFLTQNRIDPITGDVLQEGDRVVICASCKSAFLADSWEYMGRRHCNQTYTLSEIPKQEIVKMDKETRTERLDRLAFFRFITVKESEASSIYTGFYALIGGILTLPSYFTGSTLFTIFGCFAIIVGIIIGKNKYKQKYLILDSGNFVINQGRKGEVIIPKEEIKTIEVKRANFFSCLANSFLFNKKEDFYHLVITTENEATHKVFISEHEVTRIKQETNILKKYASIMPTRNVPFIQNSPNGRIDLR from the coding sequence ATGACCATTCACACCTTAGAAAAAGAAAAACACAGCGATTTTTTAACACAAAATAGAATTGACCCCATTACTGGTGATGTATTGCAGGAAGGGGACAGAGTTGTGATTTGTGCTAGTTGTAAATCTGCTTTTTTGGCAGACTCGTGGGAGTATATGGGGAGAAGGCATTGCAACCAAACCTATACTTTAAGCGAAATTCCTAAGCAGGAGATAGTCAAAATGGACAAAGAAACAAGAACAGAAAGGTTAGACCGACTTGCTTTCTTTCGTTTTATAACTGTCAAAGAATCAGAAGCTTCTAGCATTTATACTGGTTTTTACGCACTTATTGGTGGGATTTTAACTCTTCCTAGTTATTTTACAGGAAGTACATTGTTCACTATATTTGGATGTTTTGCAATTATTGTTGGAATAATAATAGGAAAAAATAAGTACAAGCAAAAATACTTAATATTAGACTCTGGTAACTTTGTTATTAATCAAGGACGAAAAGGAGAAGTCATTATCCCAAAAGAAGAGATAAAAACAATAGAAGTAAAGAGAGCCAATTTTTTCTCTTGCCTAGCCAACTCTTTTCTATTCAATAAAAAAGAAGACTTTTATCACCTTGTAATTACAACAGAAAACGAAGCAACACACAAAGTTTTTATTTCTGAACACGAGGTTACTAGAATCAAACAGGAAACCAATATCCTAAAAAAATATGCTTCCATAATGCCTACTCGCAATGTGCCTTTTATTCAAAACTCTCCTAATGGCAGAATAGATTTAAGATAG
- a CDS encoding toxin-antitoxin system YwqK family antitoxin — MNKISNVILLTFLFCQSVIAQNHRDFPSTLNYFSQGDNMISNQICSETEVKHREVVSETFGKEYYCSGNIHAEGVLKKTTSREVSYPKEEVMTEYVRDGEWNTYFDSTTKVLRSKGSYQDGEKHGKWIVYSEDGKVLYNIEYSNGYLKSKIFTDRNGERKTVFQRSEMSLFATQYKTLLILGGILPIVLLRISWNILTYNKIHKTNYIPMLQNFQEGGFLVNIYSTFTFWWFIKKGDEEGVKKYKRIANVVSVFSIICLAVSLFFLRHV, encoded by the coding sequence ATGAATAAAATTTCCAATGTAATACTACTTACTTTTCTTTTTTGCCAGTCTGTAATTGCTCAAAATCATAGAGACTTCCCTTCAACACTAAATTACTTTTCACAGGGAGATAATATGATTTCTAATCAAATTTGTAGTGAAACAGAAGTAAAACATAGAGAGGTAGTTTCAGAAACTTTTGGTAAAGAATATTATTGTAGTGGAAATATCCATGCTGAGGGAGTACTGAAAAAAACAACATCAAGAGAGGTCTCTTATCCTAAGGAAGAAGTAATGACTGAATATGTTAGAGATGGGGAGTGGAATACCTATTTTGACTCAACTACAAAAGTACTTAGAAGTAAGGGAAGCTATCAAGACGGAGAAAAGCATGGAAAATGGATTGTATATTCGGAAGATGGAAAGGTTTTGTACAACATTGAGTATTCAAATGGTTATCTAAAGTCTAAAATTTTTACAGATAGAAACGGAGAAAGAAAAACAGTATTCCAAAGAAGTGAGATGAGTTTATTTGCAACACAGTACAAAACTTTATTAATATTAGGAGGAATATTACCAATAGTTTTACTCAGAATAAGTTGGAATATCTTGACATACAACAAAATACATAAAACTAATTATATTCCTATGCTTCAAAACTTTCAAGAAGGAGGTTTTTTGGTAAATATTTATTCTACATTTACATTTTGGTGGTTTATTAAAAAAGGAGACGAAGAAGGTGTTAAAAAATACAAACGTATTGCTAATGTAGTTTCTGTATTTTCAATCATCTGTCTTGCTGTTTCACTATTTTTTTTGAGGCATGTTTAG
- a CDS encoding HTTM domain-containing protein — MKTYLKEPISIAPLVSFRILFGLLIFFSTVRFWYLGWIEKHYIKPVFHFKYFGFEWVEPLNVTGMYAVHVVLLLASLGVTFGFLYRLSAVALFLTFTYCQLIDLTYYLNHYYFVSLMAFLLIFAPAHRFYSIDYLIFRNKSSAVNFSAVVGVPINNHFLTSRVWVLIFQLQLAITYFYAGLAKINSEWLFDAMPLKIWLPPHYDMPLLGFLMPYEATAYIFSWTGMLYDLLIPFALFYKKTRIWAYLAVIGFHSITGYLFQIGVFPVVMIFLTLIFFEAKYHEKVLNFISTLIFSLFKKSKSIKYFIFHSSPLLVSLPIIKNIGLYALGVYLAFQILFPFRFMLYASQPYNETLFWKEEGYRFSWRVMLMEKSGSATFYVGNPNTGREGVVDNSEFLNRHQEKQMSFQPDMILQYAHFLEEHYKTKENPNPIIRAEVYVTLNGRRSQLFFDPNLDLSEVKDGFSEKDWINSLK; from the coding sequence ATGAAAACCTACCTTAAAGAACCCATTTCCATAGCTCCTTTAGTGAGTTTCCGAATTTTATTTGGATTGCTTATTTTTTTTAGTACTGTTCGATTTTGGTACTTGGGTTGGATAGAAAAGCATTATATCAAGCCTGTTTTTCACTTTAAGTATTTTGGTTTTGAGTGGGTTGAGCCTTTGAATGTTACTGGAATGTATGCCGTGCATGTAGTTTTATTACTAGCTAGTTTGGGCGTAACATTTGGTTTTTTGTATCGTCTTTCAGCAGTTGCATTGTTTCTGACTTTTACCTATTGTCAGCTTATTGACCTTACCTATTATCTGAATCATTATTATTTTGTGAGCTTGATGGCATTTTTGCTCATTTTTGCACCTGCTCATCGTTTTTATTCTATTGATTATCTGATTTTTAGGAATAAGTCTTCTGCTGTGAATTTCTCTGCCGTTGTGGGTGTCCCCATCAACAATCACTTTCTAACTTCTCGTGTGTGGGTTCTAATTTTCCAATTACAGCTTGCCATTACCTATTTTTATGCTGGGCTCGCAAAAATTAATTCGGAATGGCTTTTTGATGCTATGCCTCTCAAAATTTGGCTTCCTCCTCATTACGATATGCCTCTTTTGGGTTTTCTGATGCCTTATGAAGCGACAGCGTATATTTTTTCTTGGACTGGAATGCTTTATGATTTACTCATTCCTTTTGCTCTTTTTTATAAAAAAACACGTATTTGGGCATATTTAGCAGTTATTGGTTTTCATTCTATTACAGGATATTTGTTTCAAATTGGTGTTTTTCCTGTGGTGATGATTTTTCTTACTCTAATTTTCTTTGAAGCAAAATATCACGAAAAAGTATTGAATTTTATAAGTACACTCATATTTTCATTATTCAAAAAATCAAAATCAATAAAGTATTTTATATTTCATTCTTCGCCGTTGCTGGTGTCTTTACCAATAATAAAAAATATAGGCTTGTATGCTTTGGGAGTTTATCTAGCTTTTCAGATTTTATTTCCTTTTCGTTTTATGCTTTATGCTAGTCAGCCATATAATGAAACACTTTTTTGGAAAGAAGAGGGCTATCGCTTTTCTTGGCGTGTGATGCTGATGGAAAAGTCGGGCAGTGCGACTTTTTATGTTGGGAATCCAAATACTGGAAGAGAGGGAGTTGTTGATAATAGTGAATTTCTGAATCGCCATCAAGAGAAACAAATGTCTTTTCAACCTGATATGATTTTACAGTATGCTCATTTTTTAGAAGAACATTACAAAACAAAAGAAAACCCCAACCCTATCATTAGAGCTGAGGTATATGTAACATTGAATGGGCGCAGAAGCCAGCTTTTCTTTGACCCAAATCTTGATTTAAGTGAAGTTAAAGATGGGTTTTCAGAAAAAGATTGGATAAATTCTTTAAAATAG
- a CDS encoding M15 family metallopeptidase: protein MKKKLTILVLIIGIFSIALLYSYYNYQFWKHFKTDNFEALVEYEGNSIKGLRGRQILIHQNFEKYMKQIDKYASDSDIELIINQGYRSDKQTVSNAVVKPVKSSNHLAGFAIDFNIKNNGKKYLSTDLERDKLDKLPDNIQHFINEIRKNKDLRWGGDFRREDPVHIDYPINIKSKSNWREFSRACALDYSNRIPKWKVWK, encoded by the coding sequence ATGAAGAAAAAACTAACTATTCTAGTTTTAATAATAGGCATTTTTTCAATAGCTCTTTTATACTCCTATTATAATTATCAATTTTGGAAACATTTTAAAACAGATAATTTTGAAGCACTTGTAGAATATGAGGGTAATAGTATCAAGGGACTAAGAGGCAGACAAATTCTGATACACCAAAATTTTGAGAAATACATGAAGCAAATTGATAAGTATGCTTCTGATAGTGATATTGAATTGATTATTAACCAAGGTTATAGGTCTGATAAACAAACTGTAAGTAATGCAGTCGTAAAACCAGTAAAATCATCAAATCATTTAGCTGGCTTTGCAATAGATTTCAATATTAAAAATAATGGTAAAAAATACCTTTCAACAGATTTAGAAAGAGACAAATTAGATAAACTGCCAGACAATATTCAACATTTTATTAATGAGATACGTAAAAACAAAGATTTAAGATGGGGTGGCGACTTTAGAAGAGAAGACCCTGTTCATATTGATTATCCTATAAATATAAAAAGTAAAAGTAACTGGAGAGAATTTAGCAGAGCTTGTGCTTTGGATTATTCAAATAGAATCCCAAAGTGGAAAGTATGGAAGTGA
- a CDS encoding DUF5916 domain-containing protein: MKHIYTLFLFLFCCFTALSQTTPNPTETIVNENNTDSTSTSSHHIAARKTAPLRIDGRLDEEIWQTSEVASGFTQNFPTDTLIAQSQTEVRVAYDENYFYVAAICKGNPKQNYIVSSMRRDYDWGENDNFTVNLDPFGDGLNGVYFTVSPVGAQLEGLIFEGDRDASNWDNKWYSAVSDLPDGSWTCEIAIPFKTLRYPKDKSKWKINFARNDAYRNEVSVWVPVPIQFSTVSLAFTGELLFDESLKKAGSNISVIPYLAGSATKDNIDNTPYKTSGNIGGDAKIAVTPSLNLDLTVNPDFSQVEVDQQVTNLSRFEIFFPERRQFFLENSDLFANFGFSRMRPFFSRRVGIAKDTITNQIVQNPILYGARLSGKVNKDWRVGLLNIQTGQDKEKGIISNNYTVAAFQRQIFSRSNIAGIFINRQEMGGENSHKPYTRMAGLDYNLQSSDSKWRGKIFYHHAFLPNHTKGTFAHAAFLAYNTRKFYAAWNHEIVGKNYNINDIGFVLRRGLYRFEDWAGYNIYPKKGKFQRHNFHVYFNTYFDMDWKMTDRNMSFEYNANLFNTSEMGAGVFSDYTYLFFSFDPTNSGGKEFEEGEEFNNTGAYIYYSSDSRKRFNYYGSAAYRSYFRGTRFNIDGTFRYRFQPYGQISVSFDHNTIDLPEGYNDASFWIISPRLDVSFTRSLFLTTFMQYNTQADNVNLNARFQWRFKPVSDFFLVYSENYLPETFGSKNRAVVAKISYWFNL, translated from the coding sequence ATGAAACACATCTACACACTATTTTTATTTTTATTTTGTTGCTTTACTGCACTCTCACAAACCACTCCCAACCCAACAGAAACCATTGTAAATGAGAACAATACAGACTCTACTTCTACTTCATCTCACCACATTGCAGCACGCAAGACAGCACCTCTCCGAATAGATGGTAGATTGGATGAAGAAATTTGGCAGACCTCAGAAGTCGCTAGTGGTTTTACACAAAACTTTCCTACTGATACACTTATAGCTCAATCTCAAACAGAAGTTCGTGTCGCTTATGATGAAAATTATTTTTATGTCGCTGCAATATGTAAGGGAAATCCAAAGCAAAATTATATTGTTTCTTCTATGCGAAGAGATTATGATTGGGGAGAGAATGACAACTTCACTGTCAATCTTGACCCTTTCGGAGATGGCTTAAATGGAGTCTATTTTACAGTCTCTCCAGTAGGAGCACAGCTTGAAGGACTTATTTTTGAAGGAGATAGAGATGCTTCCAACTGGGATAATAAATGGTATAGTGCTGTTTCAGATTTACCAGATGGTTCTTGGACATGTGAAATTGCAATTCCTTTCAAAACATTACGCTATCCAAAAGACAAATCTAAATGGAAAATCAACTTTGCTCGTAATGATGCTTACCGCAATGAAGTTTCAGTATGGGTACCTGTTCCTATTCAATTTTCAACGGTTTCTCTTGCTTTTACTGGAGAACTGCTCTTTGATGAGAGTCTTAAAAAAGCAGGTTCGAATATTTCTGTCATTCCATATCTTGCTGGCTCAGCAACAAAAGACAATATTGATAACACACCCTATAAAACAAGTGGAAATATTGGAGGAGATGCAAAAATAGCTGTTACACCTTCTTTGAATTTGGATTTGACTGTAAACCCAGATTTCTCACAAGTAGAAGTAGACCAGCAAGTTACAAACCTTAGCCGTTTTGAAATATTTTTTCCAGAACGACGACAGTTTTTCTTAGAAAACAGTGACCTATTTGCCAACTTTGGTTTTAGCAGAATGCGACCTTTTTTTTCTCGTCGTGTCGGTATTGCCAAAGATACTATTACCAATCAAATTGTACAGAACCCAATTTTATATGGGGCTAGACTAAGTGGAAAAGTCAATAAAGATTGGCGTGTTGGACTGTTAAACATCCAAACAGGACAAGATAAAGAAAAAGGAATTATCAGTAACAACTATACAGTTGCAGCCTTCCAACGACAGATTTTTTCTCGTTCAAATATTGCAGGTATTTTTATCAATCGCCAAGAAATGGGGGGAGAAAACTCACATAAGCCTTATACTAGAATGGCAGGTTTAGACTACAATCTCCAATCTTCTGACAGTAAATGGAGAGGTAAAATTTTTTACCATCATGCTTTTTTGCCTAACCACACCAAAGGAACATTTGCTCATGCTGCTTTCTTGGCATACAACACTCGCAAATTTTATGCAGCTTGGAATCATGAGATTGTAGGGAAAAATTATAATATAAATGATATTGGTTTTGTACTTCGCAGAGGCTTATATCGTTTTGAAGACTGGGCTGGCTACAATATTTATCCAAAAAAAGGAAAGTTTCAACGCCACAATTTTCATGTTTATTTTAATACATATTTTGACATGGACTGGAAAATGACAGATAGAAACATGTCTTTTGAATACAATGCAAATTTATTCAATACGAGCGAGATGGGAGCAGGCGTATTTAGCGATTATACTTATCTCTTCTTTTCATTTGACCCTACCAACTCTGGAGGAAAAGAATTTGAAGAGGGAGAAGAATTTAACAATACTGGGGCTTACATTTACTATTCTTCAGATTCTCGTAAACGCTTCAACTATTATGGATCGGCAGCCTATAGAAGTTATTTTAGAGGTACTCGCTTCAATATAGATGGAACATTTCGTTACCGTTTTCAACCTTACGGACAGATTTCAGTTAGTTTTGACCACAATACTATTGATTTGCCTGAAGGCTACAATGATGCTAGTTTTTGGATAATTAGTCCTCGTTTGGATGTTTCTTTCACTCGCAGTTTGTTCCTCACCACCTTTATGCAATACAATACCCAAGCTGATAATGTAAACTTGAATGCTCGTTTTCAATGGCGTTTTAAACCTGTATCAGACTTTTTCTTAGTGTATTCAGAAAATTATTTACCTGAAACTTTTGGGTCTAAAAACCGTGCTGTTGTAGCAAAAATTTCATATTGGTTCAATTTGTAA
- the lon gene encoding endopeptidase La — MKNIKVPFTEEDIPQIDLEELENAASQLEEDLPNELPILPVRNTVLFPGIIMPITVGREKSLRLIKKAYRNESYIGVVSQKNLSEDEPQHSDLHSIGTLAKIVKKITMPDGNTTIIVQGKQRFELHEITQDEPFLIGKATYLTDVSLDEGSSKKSDIRKKEALIESIKEAAFKILQLSSDIPPEAQIALENIESPNFLINFLSANTNVEVNEKQKLLEIPKVMDRAVQLLKIMHREIQLLELKSDIKEKTNSDLDQQQKEYFLRQQIKTLQDEIGDENGKDVNRLYLKAEEKQWTDATKEFFLKEVERFSRMNPAAPDYSITLSYLEFMLDLPWEFTTEDNLDLQNAKKILDKEHYGLEKIKQRILEYLAVLKLKNSLDSPILCLYGPPGVGKTSLGKSIATALGRKYMRIALGGMHDESEIRGHRRTYIGAMPGKIMQNIKKAGTSNPVFVLDEIDKVSSDFRGDPSSALLEVLDPEQNDTFVDNYLETEYDLSKVLFIATANSLDTIQPALRDRMEIIEVSGYTIEEKIEIAKRHLIAKQRKSHGLQAKDVSFTVEALRFVVEGYTRESGVRNLERQIASICRSVAKSVAMEEKYQKKITPKEVERILGKPSFDKELFEENETVGVATGLAWTQFGGEILSIEASLSKGKGKITLSGRLGDVMKESVSAALSYLKANAEDWNIEHELFDQYDLHVHVPAGAVPKDGPSAGITMLTAMVSAYSRRRVKNQLAMTGEITLHGKVLPVGGIKEKILAAKRAGITEIVMSKRNQKDIEEIEEHYIKGLKFHFVERAGQVLNLALVKNKDKTARPLEIQEVSPSKKSSKETKKVRVIPTSPKGKSGSVGV, encoded by the coding sequence TTGAAAAATATTAAAGTACCGTTTACAGAAGAAGACATTCCTCAAATAGATTTGGAGGAGTTGGAAAATGCAGCCAGTCAGCTTGAAGAAGATTTACCAAACGAATTACCGATTTTGCCTGTGCGAAATACGGTTTTGTTTCCTGGAATTATTATGCCCATTACGGTAGGGCGTGAAAAGTCATTGCGCTTAATAAAAAAAGCCTATCGAAACGAGAGTTATATTGGTGTAGTTTCTCAGAAAAATTTGAGTGAAGATGAGCCTCAACACTCAGATTTACATTCTATCGGAACGCTTGCCAAAATTGTCAAGAAAATTACGATGCCTGATGGCAACACTACGATTATTGTACAGGGAAAGCAACGTTTTGAGCTTCACGAAATTACACAAGACGAACCATTTTTAATTGGAAAGGCTACCTATCTGACAGATGTTTCGTTAGATGAAGGTTCATCTAAAAAGAGTGATATTCGTAAGAAAGAGGCTTTAATAGAATCTATCAAAGAAGCTGCCTTCAAAATTTTGCAGCTTAGTTCGGATATTCCACCAGAAGCACAAATAGCATTAGAAAATATTGAGAGTCCCAACTTTTTAATCAATTTTCTTTCAGCCAATACAAATGTAGAAGTAAACGAGAAACAAAAACTACTTGAAATTCCTAAAGTAATGGATAGAGCTGTGCAGCTTTTAAAGATTATGCACCGTGAGATTCAGCTTTTGGAGTTGAAAAGTGATATAAAAGAAAAAACAAATTCAGATTTAGACCAGCAACAGAAAGAGTATTTTCTTCGCCAACAAATCAAAACTTTGCAAGACGAAATAGGCGATGAAAATGGTAAGGATGTAAACAGATTGTACTTAAAAGCTGAGGAAAAACAGTGGACTGATGCTACTAAAGAATTTTTCTTAAAAGAAGTTGAGCGTTTTTCTCGTATGAATCCCGCTGCCCCCGACTACTCTATTACACTTTCTTATTTAGAGTTTATGTTGGATTTGCCTTGGGAATTTACCACAGAGGATAATTTAGACCTGCAAAACGCAAAAAAGATTTTAGATAAAGAACATTACGGACTGGAAAAAATCAAACAACGTATTTTGGAATATTTGGCTGTTTTGAAGCTCAAAAATTCTTTAGATAGTCCGATTTTATGTTTGTATGGTCCTCCTGGTGTGGGAAAAACGTCTTTAGGAAAGTCTATTGCAACGGCTTTGGGTAGAAAATATATGCGTATTGCTTTAGGTGGAATGCATGATGAATCTGAAATTAGAGGACATCGTCGTACCTATATTGGAGCTATGCCAGGTAAGATTATGCAGAATATCAAAAAAGCAGGAACATCAAATCCAGTTTTTGTATTAGATGAGATTGATAAGGTAAGCAGCGATTTTCGTGGCGACCCTTCTTCGGCACTTTTGGAGGTTTTAGACCCAGAACAGAACGATACTTTTGTAGATAATTATTTGGAAACAGAATATGATTTATCTAAAGTATTATTTATTGCTACGGCAAATTCATTAGATACCATTCAACCTGCGTTGCGTGATAGAATGGAAATTATAGAAGTTTCTGGCTACACGATTGAGGAAAAAATAGAAATTGCCAAACGTCATTTAATAGCCAAACAGCGAAAATCACATGGCTTACAAGCAAAAGATGTTAGTTTTACGGTGGAAGCCTTGCGCTTTGTAGTAGAAGGTTATACAAGAGAATCTGGTGTTCGCAACTTAGAAAGACAAATAGCTTCTATTTGTAGAAGTGTTGCAAAATCTGTAGCGATGGAAGAGAAATATCAGAAGAAAATTACGCCAAAAGAAGTAGAAAGAATTTTAGGAAAACCTTCTTTTGATAAAGAACTCTTTGAAGAAAACGAAACAGTTGGTGTAGCTACAGGACTAGCTTGGACACAGTTTGGAGGAGAAATTTTATCTATTGAAGCAAGTTTGAGTAAAGGAAAAGGTAAAATAACCCTTTCTGGGCGTTTGGGCGATGTGATGAAAGAATCAGTTAGCGCAGCACTTTCTTATTTGAAAGCCAATGCAGAAGATTGGAATATTGAACACGAACTTTTTGACCAATACGATTTACATGTACACGTACCAGCAGGAGCAGTTCCAAAAGATGGACCTTCAGCAGGTATTACGATGCTAACAGCGATGGTTTCGGCATATTCACGCAGAAGAGTAAAGAATCAGTTAGCAATGACTGGAGAGATTACGCTTCACGGAAAAGTATTGCCTGTTGGTGGAATTAAGGAAAAAATCTTGGCAGCCAAACGTGCAGGAATTACAGAAATTGTGATGAGCAAACGCAACCAAAAAGATATAGAGGAAATTGAAGAACATTATATCAAGGGCTTGAAATTCCATTTTGTAGAACGAGCAGGACAAGTATTGAACCTTGCTTTAGTAAAAAATAAAGACAAGACAGCTAGACCTTTGGAAATTCAAGAAGTTAGTCCAAGTAAAAAGTCAAGCAAAGAAACCAAAAAAGTTAGAGTAATTCCGACATCTCCAAAGGGAAAAAGTGGTAGTGTAGGAGTTTAA
- a CDS encoding NAD(P)/FAD-dependent oxidoreductase, whose translation MSKTKEITTTQVTIVGGGLAGLASSIRLARKGIEVILVEKNTYPFHKVCGEYISNEALGYVKSLGVNPFDFGAVSLDRFWLTSPSGNKLELDLPLGGFGISRYTLDYELSKVAKKEGVKIWERTFVKEIQKNNELLMINDKLNEKTNNENTFLIKTSKGNIKSQIVIGSYGKRSNLDNKLQRNFSNKNFPYIGVKYHIKTDLIPSNVIALHNFWRGYCGISRIEDDKFCFCYLSHKDNLTDFKKVENIEKQLFTENPFLSKILKEAEFLYEKPEIINQISFSPKKLIEDDILMCGDSAGMITPLCGNGMAMALHSSKILSDLLLLYFENQINFNNLKSNYQKSWNKQFQLRLKAGRTVQHFFGGRTSSEFLVNTFKHVPAVARKVVSLTHGKEF comes from the coding sequence ATGAGTAAAACAAAAGAGATAACCACAACACAAGTTACTATTGTTGGAGGAGGTTTGGCAGGTTTAGCGTCTAGCATCCGACTAGCACGAAAAGGCATAGAAGTAATTTTAGTTGAAAAAAATACTTATCCATTTCATAAAGTTTGTGGAGAGTATATTTCTAATGAAGCCTTAGGCTATGTAAAATCATTGGGTGTAAACCCTTTTGATTTTGGAGCAGTTTCTTTAGATAGATTTTGGCTTACCTCTCCTTCTGGAAACAAATTAGAATTAGATTTACCTTTAGGTGGCTTCGGAATTAGTCGTTATACCTTAGATTATGAACTTTCAAAAGTAGCAAAAAAAGAAGGCGTAAAAATTTGGGAAAGAACGTTTGTAAAAGAAATACAAAAGAATAATGAATTATTAATGATTAACGATAAATTGAATGAAAAGACAAATAATGAAAATACGTTTTTAATAAAAACTTCAAAAGGAAATATTAAAAGCCAAATTGTGATAGGAAGTTATGGAAAACGCAGTAATTTAGATAACAAACTTCAACGAAATTTTTCAAACAAAAACTTTCCCTACATTGGCGTAAAATACCATATCAAAACGGATTTGATACCAAGTAATGTCATTGCACTACACAATTTTTGGCGTGGCTACTGTGGAATTTCAAGAATAGAAGACGATAAGTTTTGTTTTTGTTATCTCTCGCACAAAGACAATCTGACTGACTTTAAAAAAGTAGAAAATATTGAAAAACAGCTTTTTACAGAAAATCCATTTCTTAGTAAAATATTGAAAGAAGCTGAATTTTTATACGAAAAACCAGAAATTATCAATCAAATTTCGTTTTCTCCTAAAAAGCTCATTGAAGACGATATTCTGATGTGTGGCGATTCTGCTGGAATGATAACACCTCTTTGTGGAAATGGAATGGCAATGGCTCTTCATAGTTCCAAAATTTTAAGTGATTTACTATTACTTTACTTTGAAAATCAGATTAATTTCAACAATTTAAAATCAAATTATCAAAAAAGTTGGAACAAGCAATTTCAGTTGCGTTTGAAAGCTGGCAGAACGGTTCAGCATTTTTTTGGAGGACGAACATCTAGTGAGTTTTTAGTGAATACTTTTAAACATGTTCCTGCTGTGGCTCGTAAGGTGGTCAGTTTGACACATGGAAAAGAATTTTAA
- the hisH gene encoding imidazole glycerol phosphate synthase subunit HisH yields MLFLVARGDTSNSFTDKSMKVTIIDYKAGNVRSVDFALQRLGINATLSADKEVLQSSDKIIFPGVGHAESAMQQLKNVGLDTFIPTLKQPVLGICLGMQLLCSHTEEGDTKGLGIFNTKVKQFQPTSHTDKVPHMGWNTTQDLKGQLFDSNLFNKINQFYFVHTYYAELCEDTVATCDYVLPFSAALQKDNFYAAQFHPEKSAEAGEELLKNFLSVKN; encoded by the coding sequence TTGTTATTTTTAGTTGCTCGTGGAGACACGAGCAACTCTTTTACAGATAAAAGTATGAAAGTAACCATCATAGATTATAAGGCAGGGAATGTTCGTTCTGTGGACTTTGCCTTGCAGCGTTTGGGAATTAATGCCACTTTGAGTGCAGATAAAGAAGTATTGCAGTCGTCTGATAAAATCATTTTCCCAGGGGTTGGGCACGCAGAATCTGCTATGCAGCAGCTCAAAAATGTAGGTTTAGACACATTTATTCCAACACTCAAACAGCCTGTTTTGGGAATTTGCTTAGGAATGCAACTCCTTTGTTCACATACAGAAGAAGGAGATACAAAAGGACTAGGAATTTTCAATACAAAAGTAAAACAATTTCAACCTACCAGCCACACCGATAAAGTTCCTCACATGGGTTGGAATACTACACAAGATTTAAAAGGTCAGCTTTTTGATAGTAATTTGTTTAACAAAATAAATCAATTTTATTTTGTTCATACCTATTATGCAGAGCTTTGTGAAGACACAGTAGCCACTTGTGATTATGTGTTACCTTTTTCGGCTGCCCTACAGAAAGATAATTTCTATGCAGCACAGTTTCACCCAGAAAAAAGTGCAGAAGCAGGAGAAGAGCTTTTGAAGAATTTTTTGAGTGTGAAGAATTAG